A single genomic interval of Vicia villosa cultivar HV-30 ecotype Madison, WI unplaced genomic scaffold, Vvil1.0 ctg.000060F_1_1, whole genome shotgun sequence harbors:
- the LOC131623356 gene encoding disease resistance protein RLM3-like gives MASSSRATATVPLKKHDVFINFRGDNTRAGFTSHLYEALCRTSFQTYIDYKIQKGNDVWEELVKAIKQSTLFLVVFSDDYASSTWCLNELVEIMECHKIEQNNAIVIPVFYQIEPSTKLWS, from the coding sequence ATGGCTTCTTCCTCTCGCGCCACTGCTACAGTACCTCTGAAAAAACACGATGTTTTCATCAACTTTAGAGGCGATAACACTCGTGCTGGCTTCACTAGCCATCTTTACGAAGCTTTATGCAGAACCTCTTTCCAGACATACATAGACTACAAGATCCAAAAAGGAAACGACGTTTGGGAAGAACTTGTGAAAGCAATCAAACAATCCACTCTCTTTCTCGTTGTCTTCTCCGATGACTATGCATCTTCAACCTGGTGTTTAAACGAACTTGTTGAAATTATGGAGTGTCACAAAATTGAACAGAACAACGCTATTGTTATTCCTGTGTTCTACCAAATTGAACCTTCTACCAAATTATGGAGTTGA
- the LOC131623352 gene encoding disease resistance-like protein DSC1 encodes MPTSHKEYDVFISFRGEDTRKNFTAQLHQALTDNNINTYIDYILKKGDEVGPSLAKAIKDSHISLVVFSENYATSKWCLDELLHILQCRELHGQVVIPVFCDVDPSHVRYQKESYQKAFAKYMRELASSKSHLDKVLEWKDALTSAANISGWDSRKYRDYSQVIHEVVADVKQKLSLMFPNELKNLVKVDEKDAHIELLLKTIPRIGIWGMSGIGKTTMAKQMFAKNFAHYDNVCFLENVSEESEKFGQMYVRNKLLSELLKREITASNVHGQHTFIKRRLSGKKSFIVLDDVDNATQLDDLCGVLDGLGDYSRVIITTRNKDILSGRVDEIYEVTPWELKDSLKLFSLGAFRQSYPREGYERVSERAVKYAGGVPLALKVLGSHFKSKKPKSWVSELNDYENKGETFPGIQKVLELSYNGLSWREKEMFLDIAFFFKDENKDLVTRILNTCDFNATNGVEVLENKALISISNSDTIQIHGLLQKMAFDIARQEDNDRGKRRRLKDAKDICDVLRNNKGIDAVEGIILDLSQKLDLEVQADTFNLMTELRFLKFHVPKGKKKLGTVHLPENFKLYFEKLAYLEWNGYPLKSLPEPVRAEQLIQICLPHSNIEHLWFKKQELVNLEAIDLSGCKKLKNLPDLSRAPKLKQLRLSGCEELLEVQASAFSKDTLVTLLLDGCKKLSSLMGEKHLKSLANFSVKGCYSLKEFSLSSDALRRLDLSNTGIKILHPSIGDMSNLYSLNLEGLNLTSLPIELSYLALTELRVSKCSVVTKSKLKALFDGLSSLTLLHLKDCCNLFELPANISSLSSLQELRLDGSNMKELPASIKYLLELEVQSLNNCSKLQGLPELPLSIKELQADNCLSLTTVSTLKTFSVNMIGQNKYISFQNSIKMELDGPSLACMTEDAMLTMKSAAFHNVLVRKYRFQTHSYNYNSAEVCLPVDKIPSQFKQRSSTYASLTVDIRNWVGFILAVVVTPSSITDEHEYFVGILCQCYSEDGRTEVGNKSKWKPKLVTDLKMDHIFVWYDPFLCDTILRRHERKVSFKFCITTYTTSGRELGDLLKIKECGVCPIYYSESQKVLGTSNLDKDLEKELYQEIELERSVEGYDEGEGIDIESNDKEGMSLQIQELDCLIVSKDTLVHDNPQEKENLEDDDNSKEMMKSEILHYSTSLKSGEKDSTEGSSDAELSINKEIKRGDSSGVDESHSSTFTVRLSLTNKLKIYEETKNLQQSVKIPSDSYTNLLQLKEAPNKLNPNSSVAAEGYDEGEGIDIEPNDKEGTSIQIQELDCLIASKDTQVHDDPQEKENLENDDNSKEMVKSKILDYSTSLKSREEDSTKGSSDAELSINKEIKRDDSSGVDESHSSTFPTRLSLTNKLKIYEETKNLQQSLPSLVKIPSHSYTNLLQLQEAPNKLNPNSSMAAESSSSKPSSSKGQIKTEENSSKLKKSSTPEHSPVDYSEYKKTLEEDPWAIIEKLLSDEHGSTSQASQSTTQAESTETQNASIQMLLDELRQLAFSRNLLKNLNNDVTLEEDVKALLDKLNDRANELSEKQSSGITAFTTIFNKALTNIDEEKRSNATLQQLNVDHEDSISKLQESKNKIKKFEESIIADGDKIKVMDVEIEDIRAQIVLLEEKAVKVQQEKLQLEDALLKCKENRSGIFDEAKNVASKTIQTREKIDNVKRRKLELDSNNEKLQEHYAIMRLSPPF; translated from the exons ATGCCTACTTCTCACAAAGAGTACGATGTATTCATTAGCTTTAGGGGAGAGGACACTCGTAAAAACTTCACTGCCCAGCTTCATCAAGCTCTTACAGATAACAATATCAACACATACATTGATTATATTCTTAAAAAAGGAGATGAGGTTGGACCTTCTCTTGCCAAAGCAATCAAGGACTCACATATCTCTCTTGTAGTTTTCTCAGAAAACTATGCAACCTCAAAGTGGTGCTTGGATGAACTCCTCCATATACTCCAATGCAGAGAACTTCATGGACAGGTAGTTATACCCGTGTTCTGTGATGTAGATCCATCACATGTACGTTATCAGAAAGAGAGTTATCAGAAAGCATTTGCAAAATACATGAGAGAACTAGCCAGCAGTAAATCTCATCTTGACAAAGTGTTGGAGTGGAAAGATGCTCTCACTTCGGCTGCCAATATATCTGGATGGGACTCTCGCAAATATAG GGATTATTCTCAAGTCATCCATGAAGTTGTGGCAGATGTTAAGCAGAAGTTGTCTCTCATGTTTCCTAATGAACTGAAAAACCTTGTTAAAGTTGATGAAAAGGATGCACATATTGAATTATTACTGAAAACAATACCAAGAATCGGAATTTGGGGCATGAGCGGAATAGGAAAGACAACCATGGCTAAACAGATGTTTGCCAAGAACTTTGCCCATTATGATAATGTATGTTTCTTGGAAAATGTAAGCGAAGAATCAGAAAAGTTTGGACAAATGTATGTTCGTAATAAGCTTCTTAGTGAGCTACTGAAGCGAGAAATTACTGCATCTAACGTTCATGGACAACACACATTCATTAAGAGGAGGCTCAGTGGTAAAAAAAGTTTTATTGTACTTGATGATGTTGATAATGCTACACAATTAGATGATTTGTGTGGAGTACTTGATGGCCTTGGAGATTACAGTAGAGTCATCATCACAACGAGAAACAAAGATATTCTTAGCGGAAGAGTAGACGAGATATATGAGGTCACACCATGGGAGCTTAAAGACTCTCTAAAGCTTTTTAGCTTAGGAGCCTTCCGGCAAAGCTATCCCAGAGAGGGTTACGAGCGTGTCTCGGAAAGGGCAGTTAAATATGCAGGTGGTGTTCCATTAGCTTTAAAAGTTTTGGGTTCACATTTTAAATCAAAAAAACCAAAGTCTTGGGTGTCTGAGTTGAATGATTATGAGAATAAAGGAGAAACCTTCCCCGGTATTCAAAAAGTGCTAGAGCTAAGTTATAATGGATTATCATGGCGAGAGAAGGAGATGTTTCTAgacattgcattctttttcaaagatGAAAACAAAGACTTGGTCACAAGGATACTAAATACCTGTGATTTCAATGCAACTAATGGAGTAGAAGTCTTAGAAAATAAAGCTCTTATATCCATTTCAAACAGTGATACGATACAGATTCATGGCTTACTACAAAAGATGGCATTTGATATAGCTCGACAAGAAGATAATGATCGAGGAAAGCGTCGCCGATTGAAAGATGCTAAAGACATTTGCGATGTACTTAGAAATAACAAG GGCATTGATGCAGTTGAAGGAATAATATTAGATTTGTCTCAAAAGCTAGATTTAGAAGTTCAAGCTGACACATTCAACTTGATGACTGAATTGAGATTTCTTAAATTCCACGTCCCCAAAGGTAAGAAGAAATTGGGCACGGTGCATCTTCCTGAAAATTTTAAGCTATATTTTGAAAAATTGGCATACCTTGAATGGAATGGGTATCCCTTGAAGTCTCTCCCTGAACCTGTTCGCGCTGAGCAGCTGATTCAGATTTGTTTGCCGCACAGCAACATTGAACATCTCTGGTTCAAGAAACAG GAACTTGTGAATTTAGAGGCAATCGACCTAAGTGGGTGCAAAAAGTTGAAGAACCTCCCTGATTTGTCTAGGGCGCCAAAACTCAAACAGTTGCGCCTTTCTGGTTGTGAAGAATTACTTGAAGTTCAGGCTTCTGCTTTTTCTAAGGACACACTTGTTACTTTGCTACTGGATGGGTGCAAAAAATTGTCAAGTCTTATGGGTGAGAAGCATTTAAAATCTCTAGCGAACTTCAGTGTCAAAGGTTGCTACAGTCTGAAGGAATTTTCGTTGTCTTCGGATGCACTAAGAAGGTTGGATTTGAGCAATACAGGAATCAAAATATTGCACCCATCAATTGGTGATATGAGCAATCTTTATTCGTTGAATCTAGAAGGTTTAAATCTGACAAGTCTACCGATTGAATTGTCTTACTTGGCACTTACTGAACTTCGGGTTTCTAAGTGCAGTGTAGTAACTAAATCAAAGTTAAAAGCCCTATTTGATGGTCTGAGCTCATTAACATTACTACACTTGAAAGACTGTTGTAACTTGTTTGAACTCCCTGCAAACATTAGCTCCTTATCATCATTGCAAGAATTAAGACTAGATGGAAGCAATATGAAGGAGTTGCCTGCTAGCATCAAATACCTCTTAGAGCTAGAAGTTCAGTCTTTAAACAATTGCAGTAAGCTTCAAGGTCTGCCAGAATTGCCTTTAAGCATCAAAGAGCTTCAGGCTGACAACTGCTTGTCGTTAACGACGGTATCCACTTTGAAGACTTTTTCAGTAAACATGATTGGACAGAACAAATACATTTCTTTTCAGAATAGTATTAAGATGGAATTGGATGGACCCTCCCTTGCCTGCATGACAGAAGATGCCATGTTAACAATGAAAAGTGCTGCCTTTCACAATGTATTAGTGAGAAAGTACAGATTCCAAACCCACAGCTACAATTATAACAGCGCCGAGGTATGTCTGCCAGTAGACAAaattccaagtcagtttaaaCAAAGATCCTCCACATATGCCTCCTTAACTGTCGACATTCGCAATTGGGTGGGCTTCATTTTAGCAGTCGTTGTTACTCCATCTAGCATAACAGATGAGCATGAATACTTTGTTGGAATCTTATGTCAATGCTATTCGGAAGATGGAAGGACGGAGGTGGGAAATAAGTCTAAGTGGAAGCCTAAACTGGTTACAGATTTGAAAATGGATCACATTTTTGTCTGGTATGATCCATTCCTTTGTGATACCATACTCAGAAGGCATGAAAGAAAGGTTTCTTTTAAATTCTGTATTACAACTTATACAACTAGTGGCAGAGAACTTGGTGACCTTttaaaaatcaaagagtgtggggTTTGTCCAATTTACTACTCAGAAAGTCAGAAGGTTTTAGGCACCAGCAATTTAGACAAGGACTTGGAAAAAGAGTTGTATCAGGAAATTGAACTTGAGAGATCAGTTGAAGGCTATGATGAGGGAGAAGGCATTGACATTGAATCAAATGACAAGGAAGGAATGAGCCTACAGATCCAAGAGTTGGACTGTTTAATCG TCTCTAAAGATACTCTGGTACATGACAATCCTCAAGAGAAAGAAAATTTGGAAGATGATGATAATTCCAAAGAAATGATGAAATCTGAGATTCTTCATTATAGTACTTCTTTGAAGTCTGGAGAGAAAGATTCTACTGAAGGGAGTTCTGATGCAGAATTGTCAATCAATAAAGAAATTAAG AGAGGCGACTCTTCTGGTGTTGATGAATCACACTCTTCTACTTTTACAGTAAGATTGAGTTTGACAAACAAGTTGAAGATATATGAG GAAACTAAGAATCTTCAACAGTCAGTGAAGATTCCATCTGATTCTTATACTAATTTGTTACAACTAAAAGAAGCTCCCAACAAACTAAACCCAAACTCCTCAGTGGCCGCTGAAGGCTATGATGAGGGAGAAGGCATTGACATTGAACCAAATGACAAGGAAGGCACGAGCATACAGATCCAAGAGTTGGACTGTTTAATCG CCTCTAAAGATACTCAGGTACATGACGATCCTCAAGAGAAAGaaaatttggaaaatgatgataACTCCAAAGAAATGGTGAAATCTAAGATTCTTGATTATAGTACTTCTTTGAAGTCTCGAGAGGAAGATTCTACTAAAGGAAGTTCTGATGCAGAATTGTCAATCAATAAAGAAATTAAG AGAGACGACTCTTCTGGTGTTGATGAATCACACTCTTCTACTTTTCCAACAAGATTGAGTTTAACAAACAAGTTGAAGATATATGAG GAAACTAAGAATCTTCAACAATCACTACCATCATTAGTGAAGATTCCATCTCATTCTTATACTAATTTGTTACAACTACAAGAAGCTCCCAACAAACTAAACCCAAACTCCTCAATGGCTGCTGAAAGTTCTTCAAGCAAACCTTCTTCTTCAAAGGGTCAAATAAAAACTGAAGAAAACTCTTCAAAATTAAAGAAATCAAGTACTCCAGAACATTCTCCTGTCGATTACTCTGAATACAAGAAAACTCTTGAAGAAGACCCTTGGGCAATCATAGAGAAACTCTTATCTGATGAACATGGTAGTACTTCACAGGCTTCTCAATCTACAACACAAGCAGAATCTACCGAAACTCAGAACGCGTCAATCCAGATGCTGCTTGATGAATTAAGGCAATTGGCATTTTCAAGGAACCTGTTGAAAAATTTAAACAATGATGTGACCCTTGAAGAAGATGTGAAAGCTTTACTAGATAAACTCAATGATAGAGCTAATGAGCTTTCTGAGAAACAAAGTTCTGGTATTACTGCTTTCACCACAATCTTTAACAAGGCCTTAACCAATATCGATGAAGAAAAGCGGAGCAATGCTACTCTTCAACAACTTAATGTGGACCATGAAGATTCAATATCCAAGCTTCAAGAATCTAAAAACAAGATAAAGAAGTTCGAAGAGTCCATCATTGCTGATGGGGATAAGATTAAGGTCATGGATGTTGAAATTGAAGATATTAGAGCACAGATTGTTTTGCTGGAGGAAAAAGCAGTTAAGGTTCAACAAGAGAAGTTGCAGTTAGAGGATGCCTTGCTGAAATGTAAAGAGAATAGAAGTGGAATTTTCGATGAAGCTAAAAATGTGGCCTCTAAAACCATACAAACCCGGGAGAAGATTGATAATGTCAAAAGGAGGAAGCTGGAGTTGGATTCAAATAATGAGAAGCTTCAAGAACATTATGCCATAATGAGACTATCACCTCCTTTTTAG